Proteins from a single region of Nomia melanderi isolate GNS246 chromosome 9, iyNomMela1, whole genome shotgun sequence:
- the LOC116432599 gene encoding mitochondrial import receptor subunit TOM40 homolog 1, which produces MGMVQASARKEEKPNMSDEEECVACLEPQDRGPGNPGSFEDLHKKVKDLYPQNFEGARLIIRKVLSEHLNVTHSITLSSVTPSGYKFGTSYVGTKIVRPNEKYPVAVGEITPSGNLTASFVHTLGCRFRCKLSKQIANGTCKASSYTAEYRANDFTIAATLANPVVAKGHGTIVVHYLQSITSRITLGTELACLRGSKVPGGQQTVMSVALRYSTGPTTLSSTIGEAGLHVCYHHKASSQLELGVELETNVRTHHSIATIVYRMNVPYADLTFRGIVNSETTVGAVFEKRLYPIPESSLIISGLLNHSKQQFRVGVGLNIGQ; this is translated from the coding sequence ATGGGCATGGTGCAGGCGTCGGCGAGAAAAGAGGAAAAACCAAACATGTCCGACGAGGAGGAATGCGtggcctgcctggagccgcagGACAGAGGACCAGGGAACCCGGGGAGCTTCGAGGATCTGCATAAGAAGGTGAAGGACCTTTACCCTCAGAACTTCGAGGGGGCACGGTTGATAATCAGGAAAGTGCTCAGCGAGCATTTGAACGTGACGCACTCGATCACTCTAAGCTCCGTGACGCCGTCCGGCTACAAGTTCGGCACAAGCTACGTCGGCACGAAGATAGTGAGACCGAACGAGAAGTATCCAGTCGCCGTCGGCGAGATCACGCCGAGCGGTAACCTGACCGCCTCGTTCGTGCACACTCTGGGCTGCAGATTTCGGTGCAAGCTGTCCAAGCAGATCGCGAACGGGACGTGCAAAGCGTCGAGCTACACGGCGGAGTACCGCGCCAATGATTTCACGATAGCGGCGACCCTGGCCAATCCGGTGGTCGCCAAGGGGCACGGGACAATAGTGGTGCATTATTTGCAATCGATCACGTCGAGGATCACTCTGGGCACGGAGCTCGCGTGCCTCCGCGGGTCTAAAGTGCCCGGCGGCCAGCAGACCGTGATGAGCGTCGCTCTCCGGTACAGCACCGGTCCCACAACATTGTCCAGTACCATTGGCGAGGCGGGCCTGCACGTGTGCTACCACCACAAAGCCAGCTCGCAGTTGGAACTCGGCGTTGAGCTGGAAACGAACGTGCGGACGCACCACTCGATCGCCACTATCGTCTACCGGATGAACGTCCCGTACGCGGACCTGACGTTCCGCGGGATCGTCAACTCCGAGACCACCGTCGGCGCCGTGTTCGAGAAGCGACTGTACCCTATCCCGGAGTCGTCGTTGATCATCAGCGGACTGCTGAACCACAGCAAGCAACAGTTCCGCGTGGGCGTCGGTCTCAATATCGGGCAATGA
- the LOC116432592 gene encoding endoplasmic reticulum lectin 1 isoform X2 has protein sequence MWKYCGIYYVLLIIIAIVYGHDLKSFDDTVLFKINWPGKPNPELAEPYTNVESYFITTANNEQYECLIPDNTDQEPAHNEPYYGANPMEILSLLFKNNICSYKVDSYWTYELCHGRFVRQYHQDRDGKKEKIQEYTLGTFNKLQEIKLLAKYDERDLKPNRKAEIPVIKVDGINMPYVEVEMGDGTVCDISNKPRKIKVQYVCYTHVRHDLFSVEEPKSCEYEAIVLTHLLCHHPDYKPHGIGGNEINCLPVDNAPKKPRALIAMEKESKILRHQKATDGKTRVRVEIHPVDVMDKNSNADDSISSITGQGISPAEVSPVKNFLSGKNCLHGGNGWWKYEFCYGRSVVQYHIERDGTKTIVNLGKFDKQKHLDWIASHPHKKPKPPELRKQLSHFYSDGTICDKTGNPRQTEVKLKCVKDHAASPSSVSLFLLEPRTCEYVLGVESPLICDILEYADENGLLSEKFEVNFDKLKTTVFHEYDDLDLRIANGDD, from the exons ATGTGGAAATATTGTGGTATTTATTATGTACTTCTCATTATAATCGCTATTGTATATGGGCATGATTTAAAAAGTTTCGATGATAccgttttgtttaaaattaattggccAGGAAAACCGAATCCCGAATTAGCG GAGCCTTATACGAATGTAGAATCATACTTTATAACAACTGCAAATAATGAACAGTACGAGTGCCTGATTCCTGATAACACTGATCAGGAACCGGCTCATAATGAACCTTATTATGGAGCAAATCCAATGgaaattttatcattgttatttaaaaacaacATTTGCTCTTATAAG GTTGACTCCTATTGGACATATGAATTGTGTCACGGTCGATTTGTGAGGCAATATCATCAAGATAGAgatggaaagaaagagaaaatacaaGAATATACGTTAGGTACTTTTAATAAATTGCAAGAAATCAAATTGTTAGCAAAATACGATGAACGAGACTTAAAGCCTAACAGGAAAGCGGAAATACCGGTCATTAAAGTTGATGGAATCAATATGCCTTATGTGGAAGTTGAGATGGGTGATGGCACAGTCTGTGACATATCTAATAAACCACGGAAGATTAAAGTACAGTACGTTTGTTATACACACGTTAGACACGACTTGTTTTCTGTGGAAGAACCTAAAAGCTGTGAATATGAAGCTATTGTACTTACTCATTTACTGTGTCATCATCCTGACTACAAACCGCATGGTATAGGAGGAAATGAAATTAACTGTCTACCAGTTGATAATGCGCCAaaaaaaccaagagcacttaTAGCAATGGAAAAGGAAAGTAAGATTCTACGACATCAGAAAGCAACG gATGGCAAGACGCGCGTCAGAGTCGAAATACATCCGGTGGACGTAATGGACAAAAACAGTAACGCTGATGATTCTATAAGTTCCATAACCGGTCAAGGTATCAGTCCGGCGGAAGTAAGTCCCGTGAAAAATTTCTTAAGCGGAAAAAATTGTTTGCACGGT GGTAATGGATGGTGGAAATACGAATTCTGCTACGGACGTTCCGTAGTCCAGTACCACATAGAGCGCGACGGCACCAAAACGATAGTAAACCTCGGGAAATTCGACAAGCAGAAACATCTAGACTGGATCGCCTCGCATCCGCATAAAAAGCCGAAACCGCCCGAACTGCGGAAACAGCTGTCTCATTTCTACAGCGACGGAACTATCTGTGATAAGACCGGTAACCCCAGACAGACCGAG GTGAAGCTGAAGTGCGTCAAGGATCACGCGGCCAGTCCGTCCAGTGTCTCGCTGTTTTTGCTCGAACCGAGAACATGCGAGTACGTGTTGGGAGTCGAGTCACCGTTGATTTGTGATATCTTAGAGTACGCCGACGAGAATGGACTCCTCAGCGAGAAGTTCGAAGTGAATTTCGACAAACTAAAGACTACCGTTTTCCACGAGTACGACGACTTAGACTTGAGAATAGCGAACGGGGACGATTAG
- the LOC116432592 gene encoding endoplasmic reticulum lectin 1 isoform X1 — protein MWKYCGIYYVLLIIIAIVYGHDLKSFDDTVLFKINWPGKPNPELAEPYTNVESYFITTANNEQYECLIPDNTDQEPAHNEPYYGANPMEILSLLFKNNICSYKVDSYWTYELCHGRFVRQYHQDRDGKKEKIQEYTLGTFNKLQEIKLLAKYDERDLKPNRKAEIPVIKVDGINMPYVEVEMGDGTVCDISNKPRKIKVQYVCYTHVRHDLFSVEEPKSCEYEAIVLTHLLCHHPDYKPHGIGGNEINCLPVDNAPKKPRALIAMEKESKILRHQKATDDKLQKVHTILRVDDEGQDGKTRVRVEIHPVDVMDKNSNADDSISSITGQGISPAEVSPVKNFLSGKNCLHGGNGWWKYEFCYGRSVVQYHIERDGTKTIVNLGKFDKQKHLDWIASHPHKKPKPPELRKQLSHFYSDGTICDKTGNPRQTEVKLKCVKDHAASPSSVSLFLLEPRTCEYVLGVESPLICDILEYADENGLLSEKFEVNFDKLKTTVFHEYDDLDLRIANGDD, from the exons ATGTGGAAATATTGTGGTATTTATTATGTACTTCTCATTATAATCGCTATTGTATATGGGCATGATTTAAAAAGTTTCGATGATAccgttttgtttaaaattaattggccAGGAAAACCGAATCCCGAATTAGCG GAGCCTTATACGAATGTAGAATCATACTTTATAACAACTGCAAATAATGAACAGTACGAGTGCCTGATTCCTGATAACACTGATCAGGAACCGGCTCATAATGAACCTTATTATGGAGCAAATCCAATGgaaattttatcattgttatttaaaaacaacATTTGCTCTTATAAG GTTGACTCCTATTGGACATATGAATTGTGTCACGGTCGATTTGTGAGGCAATATCATCAAGATAGAgatggaaagaaagagaaaatacaaGAATATACGTTAGGTACTTTTAATAAATTGCAAGAAATCAAATTGTTAGCAAAATACGATGAACGAGACTTAAAGCCTAACAGGAAAGCGGAAATACCGGTCATTAAAGTTGATGGAATCAATATGCCTTATGTGGAAGTTGAGATGGGTGATGGCACAGTCTGTGACATATCTAATAAACCACGGAAGATTAAAGTACAGTACGTTTGTTATACACACGTTAGACACGACTTGTTTTCTGTGGAAGAACCTAAAAGCTGTGAATATGAAGCTATTGTACTTACTCATTTACTGTGTCATCATCCTGACTACAAACCGCATGGTATAGGAGGAAATGAAATTAACTGTCTACCAGTTGATAATGCGCCAaaaaaaccaagagcacttaTAGCAATGGAAAAGGAAAGTAAGATTCTACGACATCAGAAAGCAACG GATGACAAGCTGCAGAAAGTCCATACGATCCTCCGTGTAGATGACGAGGGCCAG gATGGCAAGACGCGCGTCAGAGTCGAAATACATCCGGTGGACGTAATGGACAAAAACAGTAACGCTGATGATTCTATAAGTTCCATAACCGGTCAAGGTATCAGTCCGGCGGAAGTAAGTCCCGTGAAAAATTTCTTAAGCGGAAAAAATTGTTTGCACGGT GGTAATGGATGGTGGAAATACGAATTCTGCTACGGACGTTCCGTAGTCCAGTACCACATAGAGCGCGACGGCACCAAAACGATAGTAAACCTCGGGAAATTCGACAAGCAGAAACATCTAGACTGGATCGCCTCGCATCCGCATAAAAAGCCGAAACCGCCCGAACTGCGGAAACAGCTGTCTCATTTCTACAGCGACGGAACTATCTGTGATAAGACCGGTAACCCCAGACAGACCGAG GTGAAGCTGAAGTGCGTCAAGGATCACGCGGCCAGTCCGTCCAGTGTCTCGCTGTTTTTGCTCGAACCGAGAACATGCGAGTACGTGTTGGGAGTCGAGTCACCGTTGATTTGTGATATCTTAGAGTACGCCGACGAGAATGGACTCCTCAGCGAGAAGTTCGAAGTGAATTTCGACAAACTAAAGACTACCGTTTTCCACGAGTACGACGACTTAGACTTGAGAATAGCGAACGGGGACGATTAG